One window from the genome of Gadus morhua chromosome 16, gadMor3.0, whole genome shotgun sequence encodes:
- the itpkcb gene encoding inositol-trisphosphate 3-kinase Cb isoform X1: MGQTRSTTTANSMGQTRSCPHHPAAAPGEAAEPAPRCRVRRSEPGAERLEDLIDSQSENNIARLENQQVGSRCQEDRVAFIRGSENHRNHEKEKLPEDECCVSGIGTKHTASGVEDTQDGVNNVRVAQDVLRGADSLGLDLRVRDQRCGEPRNNRTDHDSNPPPKAMESKPLGNHIQGPDTSEAGAVSGSYLNRASVLVSGRERTSAGLGSFSAEPSARTSDHTPDTMTKTNFCSVPCQTMPANDQITPCAVKSAPRKDSDYLQSPSGRGQSFPGTIPKLIITREPSPSRSQGSPPSYTGLGLGGSGYELQPDEESPCSDSGCGGSPALIRSPRKLSNSSSVCLSSASSFEESEDDFTASDIESSLSPGLCNSMGSPDDGTCNKPWQKIKTMVHWSPFVVSFKKRYPWVQLAGHAGNFQEGEYGRLLKRFCACEQQCLQKLMGDVLRPHVPGYHGVVQRDQQDYNLMDDLLADFDSPSIMDCKMGSRTYLEEELSKARERPRLRKDMYEKMVEIDPGAPTEQERAQQGVTKPRYMQWRETISSTTTLGFRIEGIKKADGTCNTSFKTTRHLQKVKQALEDFVDGNIQILELYLQRLQELRSVLETSEFFRTHEVVGSSLLFVHDATGNARVWMIDFGKTAPLPSPQTLDHRTPWAEGNREDGYLWGMDNLIDVFSGMMSPSP, translated from the exons ATGGGACAAACGCGCTCCACTACTACGGCGAACAGTATGGGACAAACGCGCTCCTGCCCGCACCACCCCGCCGCCGCTCCGGGTGAAGCAGCAGAGCCAGCCCCGCGGTGTCGAGTCCGCAGGTCTGAACCTGGTGCTGAGCGACTGGAGGATCTCATCGACTCTCAATCGGAGAACAACATCGCGCGTTTAGAGAACCAGCAGGTCGGCTCTAGGTGCCAGGAGGACCGAGTAGCTTTCATACGCGGTTCGGAGAATCATCGAAACCACGAGAAGGAAAAGTTACCGGAGGATGAGTGTTGCGTGTCGGGGATCGGAACGAAGCATACGGCCTCGGGTGTGGAGGATACCCAGGACGGTGTGAACAATGTGCGTGTAGCCCAGGACGTGTTGAGGGGAGCCGATTCTCTCGGTCTTGATCTACGAGTCAGGGACCAGCGGTGTGGGGAACCCAGAAACAATAGGACGGACCATGACTCCAACCCCCCTCCGAAGGCCATGGAAAGTAAGCCACTGGGAAACCACATCCAGGGTCCTGATACCTCCGAGGCCGGGGCAGTCTCTGGCTCATATCTAAACCGAGCCTCGGTGCTCGTCTCGGGCAGGGAGCGGACCTCGGCTGGGCTCGGCTCGTTTTCGGCCGAACCTTCGGCCCGAACGAGCGATCACACGCCCGACACCATGACCAAAACTAACTTCTGTTCCGTTCCTTGTCAGACTATGCCCGCTAACGACCAAATCACCCCGTGTGCGGTTAAATCCGCTCCACGGAAAGACTCGGATTACCTTCAGAGTCCCTCGGGACGAGGCCAAAGTTTCCCCGGTACTATTCCTAAGCTGATCATCACCAGGGAGCCCAGTCCCAGCCGGTCGCAGGGCTCCCCACCCTCCTACACCGGGCTGGGGCTCGGCGGTTCGGGCTACGAGCTACAGCCGGACGAGGAGTCGCCCTGCTCGGACAGCGGCTGCGGGGGGTCCCCGGCGCTCATCCGCTCCCCTCGGAAGCTGTCCAACAGTTCTTCCGTCTGCCTGTCGTCAGCCTCGTCGTTCGAAGAATCAGAAGATGACTTCACCGCCAGTGACATCGAGTCCAGTCTCTCTCCAGGCCTGTGCAATTCGATGGGCAGCCCGGACGACGggacgtgt AACAAGCCCTGGCAGAAGATCAAGACCATGGTACACTGGTCCCCCTTCGTTGTGTCCTTCAAGAAGCGTTATCCATGGGTGCAGCTGGCCGGCCACGCAG GGAACTTCCAGGAGGGGGAGTACGGGCGGCTGCTGAAGCGCTTCTGTGCGTGCGAGCAGCAGTGCCTACAGAAGCTGATGGGCGACGTGCTGCGGCCCCACGTGCCCGGGTACCACGGTGTGGTGCAGCGCGACCAGCAGGACTACAACCTCATGGACGACCTGCTGGCCGACTTCGACTCGCCCTCCATCATGGACTGCAAGATGGGCAGCAG GAcctacctggaggaggagctgagcaaGGCCCGCGAGCGGCCGCGCCTAAGGAAGGACATGTACGAGAAGATGGTGGAGATCGACCCCGGGGCCCCCACGGAGCAGGAGAGGGCCCAGCAGGGGGTCACCAAGCCCCGCTACATGCAGTGGAGGGAGACcatcagctccaccaccacactggGCTTCCGGATCGAAGGCATAAAG AAGGCGGATGGGACCTGTAACACCAGCTTTAAGACCACCAGACACCTGCAGAAAGTGAAGCAGGCCCTGGAGGACTTTGTGGACGGAAACATTCAGATCCTG GAGCTCTACCTGCAGAGACTGCAGGAGCTGCGCTCAGTGCTGGAGACGTCCGAGTTCTTCAGGACGCACGAG GTGGTGGGCAGCTCGCTGCTGTTCGTCCACGACGCGACGGGGAATGCGCGAGTCTGGATGATCGACTTCGGGAAGACGGCGCCGCTGCCGAGCCCCCAGACCCTGGACCACCGCACCCCCTGGGCGGAGGGCAACCGGGAGGACGGCTACCTCTGGGGCATGGACAACCTGATCGACGTCTTCAGCGGCATGATGTCCCCCTCgccctga
- the itpkcb gene encoding inositol-trisphosphate 3-kinase Cb isoform X2 — protein sequence MVHKCFLPLNHTQLGRPDPLRLLIYGIQTEVGHRGLTRCMNKPWQKIKTMVHWSPFVVSFKKRYPWVQLAGHAGNFQEGEYGRLLKRFCACEQQCLQKLMGDVLRPHVPGYHGVVQRDQQDYNLMDDLLADFDSPSIMDCKMGSRTYLEEELSKARERPRLRKDMYEKMVEIDPGAPTEQERAQQGVTKPRYMQWRETISSTTTLGFRIEGIKKADGTCNTSFKTTRHLQKVKQALEDFVDGNIQILELYLQRLQELRSVLETSEFFRTHEVVGSSLLFVHDATGNARVWMIDFGKTAPLPSPQTLDHRTPWAEGNREDGYLWGMDNLIDVFSGMMSPSP from the exons ATGGTTCATAAGTGCTTCCTCccactcaaccacacacaatTGGGACGTCCCGACCCGCTCCGGCTGCTGATCTATGGGATCCAGACAGAGGTAGGACACAGAGGACTCACGCGCTGTATG AACAAGCCCTGGCAGAAGATCAAGACCATGGTACACTGGTCCCCCTTCGTTGTGTCCTTCAAGAAGCGTTATCCATGGGTGCAGCTGGCCGGCCACGCAG GGAACTTCCAGGAGGGGGAGTACGGGCGGCTGCTGAAGCGCTTCTGTGCGTGCGAGCAGCAGTGCCTACAGAAGCTGATGGGCGACGTGCTGCGGCCCCACGTGCCCGGGTACCACGGTGTGGTGCAGCGCGACCAGCAGGACTACAACCTCATGGACGACCTGCTGGCCGACTTCGACTCGCCCTCCATCATGGACTGCAAGATGGGCAGCAG GAcctacctggaggaggagctgagcaaGGCCCGCGAGCGGCCGCGCCTAAGGAAGGACATGTACGAGAAGATGGTGGAGATCGACCCCGGGGCCCCCACGGAGCAGGAGAGGGCCCAGCAGGGGGTCACCAAGCCCCGCTACATGCAGTGGAGGGAGACcatcagctccaccaccacactggGCTTCCGGATCGAAGGCATAAAG AAGGCGGATGGGACCTGTAACACCAGCTTTAAGACCACCAGACACCTGCAGAAAGTGAAGCAGGCCCTGGAGGACTTTGTGGACGGAAACATTCAGATCCTG GAGCTCTACCTGCAGAGACTGCAGGAGCTGCGCTCAGTGCTGGAGACGTCCGAGTTCTTCAGGACGCACGAG GTGGTGGGCAGCTCGCTGCTGTTCGTCCACGACGCGACGGGGAATGCGCGAGTCTGGATGATCGACTTCGGGAAGACGGCGCCGCTGCCGAGCCCCCAGACCCTGGACCACCGCACCCCCTGGGCGGAGGGCAACCGGGAGGACGGCTACCTCTGGGGCATGGACAACCTGATCGACGTCTTCAGCGGCATGATGTCCCCCTCgccctga
- the lxn gene encoding latexin isoform X10 translates to MLTGELNPNHYPARRAAQVVLHHLNTRYGSPYWWGALRQVHKATAEALGDSGRKYSLEVTLQDQISGTKETCTAEVVFPGGPAGGPPQVTTSYEGKSEINTQAQEEALYNQYNTSQNLLSGHNLPDSYGHVAPGMEPFWHLGGVASSFVMLKESSENTLYNMAQVVSVTQLATENNQLRFNYDVLLHEMVSQEIIHWKLLASWSPQEGVKASQMELLPKCHHCEPPQEH, encoded by the exons ATGTTGACCGGAGAGCTGAACCCAAACCACTACCCGGCTAGGAGGGCGGCCCAGGTGGTCCTGCACCACCTCAACACCCGCTACGGCTCCCCCTACTGGTGGGGGGCGCTGAGACAAGTCCACAAAGCCACCGCCGAG GCGCTGGGGGATTCGGGGAGGAAGTACAGCCTGGAGGTCACCCTGCAGGACCAAATCAGCGGC ACCAAAGAGACGTGCACGGCGGAGGTGGTGTTCCCCGGGGGCCCTGCTGGGGGCCCCCCCCAGGTCACCACTTCGTATGAGGGCAAATCAGAAATCAACACCCAGGCTCAAGAGGAGGCCTTGTACAACCAGTACAACACGAGTCAGAATCTGTTGTCGGGACATAACCTGCCAG ACAGCTACGGCCACGTCGCCCCGGGCATGGAGCCCTTCTGGCAcctggggggcgtggcctccagCTTCGTCATGCTGAAAGAGTCCAGCGAGAACACACTGTACAACATGGCTCAGGTGGTCAGCGTCACGCAACTG GCGACGGAGAACAACCAGCTGAGGTTCAACTACGATGTTCTGCTGCATGAGATGGTGTCTCAG GAGATCATCCACTGGAAGCTGCTGGCCTCGTGGTCTCCACAAGAGGGCGTGAAGGCCTCCCAGATGGAGCTGCTGCCGAAATGCCATCACTGTGAGCCTCCTCAGGAGCACTAG